A part of Helicobacter ganmani genomic DNA contains:
- a CDS encoding YeiH family protein: protein MKEIKWLAKEDSWANIIGLFLVLGISAFWFFDGFSIIQALNVKFGSWRGTDIMDAFKNLSFLNFVILFCFFGIWFSIVSRFLNKKFKPFIVSFSILFILSILVFLISSHSQAKEFQLESPLVALLLGLVLGNFANLPQWFKDSLLTEFYVKIGIVLMGATLPLTLLINAGGIAILQACIITIVTFWTIYFAATKLFKLDSSFGATLGAGGSICGVSAAIVIGNAAKAKQEHISLAISIVVLWAVVMVILLPLFCKALGLDAGVAGAWIGTSEFADSAGLAAAQSIGDERAIAAFTLIKVIGRDMFVGIWAVLVAFLSVAVWHKQENTRVSIGIIWERFPKFILGFLIASVLVSLFTLNLDSASSQQFSKETLGLIKTLRNWVFTWTFLCIGLNTQFKKIIAVGYKPFVAFTLGVAVNLPLGYLLSSYIFEEFWTNFMR from the coding sequence ATGAAAGAAATAAAATGGTTAGCAAAAGAAGATAGTTGGGCTAATATTATTGGCTTATTTTTAGTTTTAGGCATTAGTGCATTTTGGTTTTTTGATGGATTCTCTATAATTCAAGCTTTAAATGTGAAATTTGGCTCTTGGAGGGGGACGGATATTATGGACGCTTTCAAGAATCTCTCTTTCTTGAATTTTGTTATTTTATTTTGTTTTTTTGGAATTTGGTTTAGCATTGTTTCAAGATTCTTAAACAAAAAATTTAAGCCCTTTATTGTGAGCTTTAGCATTTTATTTATTCTTAGCATTCTTGTGTTTTTAATCAGTAGCCATTCACAAGCCAAAGAATTTCAGTTAGAATCCCCCTTAGTTGCGCTTCTGCTTGGATTAGTTTTGGGAAATTTTGCAAATCTCCCACAATGGTTTAAGGATTCCTTGCTTACGGAATTTTATGTCAAAATTGGAATTGTTCTTATGGGTGCAACCTTACCTTTAACGCTTTTAATCAATGCGGGTGGAATCGCTATTTTACAAGCTTGTATCATTACGATTGTTACTTTTTGGACGATTTATTTCGCAGCAACAAAACTTTTTAAGCTAGACTCAAGCTTTGGTGCAACCTTAGGGGCAGGAGGTTCTATTTGTGGTGTAAGTGCGGCAATCGTGATTGGAAATGCTGCAAAGGCAAAACAAGAACATATCAGCCTTGCCATTAGCATTGTTGTTTTATGGGCTGTGGTAATGGTAATTTTGCTGCCTCTATTTTGCAAGGCATTAGGCTTAGATGCTGGAGTAGCTGGAGCTTGGATTGGCACTTCAGAGTTTGCCGATTCCGCAGGATTAGCCGCAGCGCAATCCATTGGAGATGAACGAGCCATTGCAGCTTTTACACTCATTAAGGTGATTGGTAGAGATATGTTTGTGGGAATTTGGGCGGTGCTTGTGGCATTTTTATCTGTCGCGGTATGGCACAAACAAGAAAATACACGAGTTAGTATAGGAATAATTTGGGAGAGATTTCCAAAGTTCATTTTAGGATTCCTCATTGCCTCTGTGCTTGTAAGTCTCTTTACCCTTAACTTAGACTCTGCAAGCAGCCAGCAATTTTCCAAAGAAACATTGGGTTTGATTAAGACTTTGCGTAATTGGGTTTTCACTTGGACTTTTCTTTGTATTGGTTTAAATACGCAGTTTAAGAAAATTATTGCTGTGGGTTATAAGCCCTTTGTAGCATTCACGCTCGGTGTAGCTGTCAATTTACCACTTGGCTATCTGCTCTCGTCTTATATTTTTGAGGAATTTTGGACAAACTTTATGCGGTAA
- a CDS encoding siroheme synthase family protein, with the protein MQGSFTLPIALTPKKTLLIGAGNVAKQKHIALKESKWEVQIIARERKDSYFENFNVEIGEIQDSLLQGFELVIDASGDEKLGTFLWEKRKEFGYLLNVVDNPKLCDFYFGAIARYQDLSVLVSTNGASPILAQSIRDKIARILPNSLESLVEKLKKMRQNLKIDESKKEQIKTECKQSLGKVFIIGCGPNSLQSLTLKALETFEILDVALLDNLIGKEIWNLLENIGVTCISVGKQKGKQSFSQEKINTLMLQYAKEGKNVGRLKGGDPIIFGRVFEEGSFLKSHNIEVECISGLSSSLNGALTSGITPTLRGVSAGVLIVSAHLRESVFHTEWLHYLKNSPYTLIVMMAYSFADKIVQNAKELGIPLSLPAAFISKVDSKEQKSIIGTLGQLEQMAKLCDKPAILILGKAVGECLCMPFAGQRIIL; encoded by the coding sequence CCAAGAAAACATTATTAATTGGTGCTGGGAATGTTGCCAAACAAAAACATATTGCATTAAAAGAATCCAAATGGGAAGTCCAAATCATCGCAAGAGAGAGGAAAGATTCCTACTTTGAAAACTTTAATGTAGAAATTGGAGAAATTCAAGATTCCTTGCTTCAAGGCTTTGAACTTGTCATTGATGCAAGTGGAGATGAAAAACTCGGCACATTTTTATGGGAGAAGCGCAAAGAGTTTGGGTATCTTTTAAATGTTGTGGATAATCCTAAGCTGTGTGATTTTTATTTTGGGGCGATTGCGCGTTATCAAGATTTAAGTGTGCTTGTTAGCACAAATGGTGCAAGTCCGATTCTTGCGCAAAGCATAAGAGACAAAATTGCTAGAATCCTGCCAAACTCTCTTGAATCATTAGTAGAAAAACTCAAAAAAATGCGTCAAAATCTAAAGATAGACGAATCTAAAAAAGAACAAATCAAAACAGAATGCAAGCAATCTTTGGGCAAGGTTTTCATTATCGGCTGTGGTCCAAATAGTTTGCAAAGCCTAACTTTAAAAGCATTGGAGACTTTTGAAATTTTAGATGTGGCACTTTTGGATAATTTAATTGGCAAAGAAATTTGGAATCTTTTAGAAAATATTGGCGTTACTTGCATTAGTGTGGGCAAACAAAAGGGCAAACAAAGTTTTTCCCAAGAGAAAATTAATACACTAATGCTACAATACGCAAAAGAAGGCAAAAATGTCGGCAGATTAAAGGGTGGAGACCCCATAATCTTTGGTAGAGTCTTTGAGGAGGGAAGCTTTCTTAAATCTCACAACATAGAGGTAGAATGTATTAGTGGGCTAAGTTCAAGCCTAAATGGGGCTTTAACAAGTGGAATCACACCAACTTTGCGCGGAGTGAGTGCGGGTGTGCTGATTGTTTCTGCACATTTAAGAGAGAGTGTTTTTCACACAGAATGGTTACATTATCTTAAAAATTCACCTTATACTCTCATCGTAATGATGGCTTATAGCTTTGCAGATAAAATCGTTCAAAACGCTAAGGAGCTTGGAATCCCGCTTTCACTTCCTGCGGCATTTATTTCCAAAGTGGATTCCAAAGAGCAAAAATCCATCATCGGCACATTAGGGCAACTAGAGCAAATGGCTAAACTCTGCGATAAACCTGCAATCTTGATACTAGGCAAAGCGGTAGGAGAATGCCTCTGTATGCCCTTTGCGGGGCAAAGAATTATTCTATAA